Proteins encoded within one genomic window of Haloimpatiens massiliensis:
- a CDS encoding ABC transporter permease, which yields MDNNLIISLINATLRMAAPLIFAGLGGVFSEKSGVVNIGLEGMMIVGAFFAVLGSYITGNPVMGIFFAMVAGGFIALIHAFLSITLRADQVISGTAINLFSSALASFLIMKVFHKGGQTDIVNGLGYSIPKSIEKIPVLGQFLAGLNWFVIIAIILVFVASYVLYKTPIGLRIRAVGEHPAAADTLGINVYKTRYLCVILSGVLAGLGGAALSIGITPVYREGMVAGRGFIALAAVIFGNWTPKGTMLASLLFAFGTAFQMVAQSFSWHLPTEFYSILPYLLTMLALAGFVGKTTAPAADGKPYVKGER from the coding sequence ATGGATAATAATTTAATTATCTCACTTATAAATGCTACACTTAGAATGGCAGCTCCTTTAATTTTTGCAGGTCTTGGAGGGGTGTTTTCTGAAAAATCGGGAGTAGTTAACATTGGACTTGAAGGTATGATGATTGTTGGAGCCTTCTTTGCAGTTTTAGGTTCTTACATTACTGGAAATCCTGTAATGGGTATATTTTTTGCTATGGTAGCGGGTGGTTTTATAGCTTTAATTCACGCATTTTTAAGTATAACTTTAAGAGCAGATCAAGTTATATCAGGAACAGCTATTAATTTATTTTCATCAGCTCTTGCAAGTTTTTTAATAATGAAAGTATTTCATAAAGGTGGTCAAACAGATATAGTCAATGGATTAGGGTATTCAATTCCAAAGTCTATTGAAAAAATACCAGTACTAGGGCAATTTTTAGCTGGGCTTAATTGGTTTGTTATAATAGCTATAATACTTGTTTTTGTAGCTAGTTATGTATTATATAAAACACCAATAGGACTTAGAATAAGAGCTGTAGGTGAGCATCCAGCAGCAGCAGATACTTTGGGTATAAATGTATATAAAACAAGATACTTGTGTGTTATATTATCAGGAGTTTTAGCAGGGCTTGGAGGAGCGGCACTTTCTATAGGTATAACTCCAGTTTACAGAGAAGGCATGGTTGCTGGTCGTGGATTTATAGCTTTAGCAGCAGTTATATTTGGTAACTGGACTCCTAAGGGAACTATGTTAGCTAGCTTGTTATTCGCATTTGGTACTGCTTTTCAAATGGTAGCACAAAGCTTTAGTTGGCATTTACCAACAGAATTTTATTCAATATTGCCATATTTATTAACTATGCTTGCTTTAGCAGGTTTTGTAGGAAAAACTACAGCACCAGCAGCAGATGGAAAACCTTATGTAAAGGGAGAAAGATAG
- a CDS encoding ABC transporter permease: MSNKEKTSNALTRTLKSLLFPFLAIILSIFVAVFFVMWAKGYSITQYFTALGTLFKLIWKGSFATKRNALNTLVFVTPLIFTGVANAIAFRCGLFNIGVEGQFIVGMGAGALVGLIPGLSPVIHIPLIIIIGIIAGGIWGGIPGYLKAKFGTNEVINTIMMNFIGMYIVNWMILRTRFGVKATSSTPLIQKSAQFLKFSKISNANVSLILAIIVAIFIYWLLWKTTVGYEIRAVGINPYGSEYGGINISKNIILAMVLSGAIAGIGGATHVAGVMHQVQDMMAFPNFGFDGIAVALLAKNNPIGCIPAAILFGALNSSSKVLQLNGIPKEIVALIQAVIIIFVATDYIVKYFENRKKKGAMING, from the coding sequence TTGAGTAATAAAGAAAAAACCTCCAATGCATTAACCAGAACGTTAAAAAGTTTATTATTCCCGTTTTTAGCCATAATACTATCAATATTTGTTGCAGTTTTCTTTGTTATGTGGGCTAAGGGATATTCTATAACTCAATATTTTACTGCTTTAGGAACACTATTTAAGTTAATATGGAAAGGAAGCTTTGCCACTAAGAGAAATGCCTTAAATACCTTAGTTTTTGTAACACCATTGATATTTACGGGTGTAGCTAATGCTATAGCATTTAGATGCGGACTTTTCAATATAGGTGTTGAAGGACAGTTTATAGTAGGAATGGGAGCAGGAGCTTTAGTAGGATTAATACCAGGATTAAGTCCTGTAATTCATATACCTTTAATAATAATAATAGGTATTATAGCTGGAGGTATATGGGGAGGAATACCAGGATATTTAAAAGCTAAATTTGGAACTAATGAAGTTATCAATACTATAATGATGAATTTTATAGGAATGTATATTGTAAACTGGATGATATTAAGAACTAGATTTGGAGTTAAGGCAACATCAAGTACACCATTGATACAAAAAAGTGCTCAATTTCTTAAATTTAGTAAAATAAGTAATGCTAATGTAAGTTTAATATTAGCTATAATTGTAGCTATATTTATTTACTGGTTGTTATGGAAAACTACTGTAGGTTATGAAATAAGAGCAGTAGGAATTAATCCATATGGTTCAGAATATGGAGGAATAAACATATCGAAGAATATTATATTGGCAATGGTTTTATCAGGAGCTATAGCAGGAATTGGTGGAGCTACGCATGTAGCAGGAGTTATGCATCAAGTTCAAGATATGATGGCTTTCCCTAATTTTGGTTTTGATGGTATAGCTGTTGCACTACTTGCTAAAAATAATCCAATAGGATGTATACCAGCAGCGATACTATTTGGTGCATTAAATAGTAGTTCAAAAGTATTACAGTTAAACGGTATACCTAAGGAAATAGTTGCTTTAATACAAGCGGTAATAATTATATTTGTAGCTACAGATTATATAGTCAAATACTTTGAAAATAGAAAGAAGAAAGGAGCAATGATCAATGGATAA
- a CDS encoding ABC transporter ATP-binding protein, producing MEKVVEMKGITKIFPGTVANDDVDFELIKGETHVLLGENGAGKTTLMNILYGLYQPEKGEIYVKGNKVSLANPNDAIKLGIGMVHQHFMLVHNFTVTQNIVLGTEPKKGLSIDINKARKDVKDIADKYGFSIDPDAVIEDISVGQQQKVEILKALYRGAEILILDEPTAVLTPQEIDELGVIINNLEKEGKSVILITHKLKEVMKMSDRVTIIRRGKVTGIVNTKDTNIDELAELMVGRKVQLVVDKKEAQLGEKVLEIEDLHVKDSRNIEAVKGIDLTVHGGEIVGIAGVDGNGQTEFIEALTGLRKPEKGKITLKGKDIYAKNPMDIINSGLGHIPEDRHKRGLILDYSLYENSILGSHRSKPFSKKGIMNYTKIREYCKKLIKEFDVRTPNDEVSASSLSGGNQQKLIVAREISKDPELLIASQPTRGVDVGAIEFIHKRLVGERDNGKAVLLVSLELDEILALSDRIAVMYDGHIVDVLDRKDANEQKLGILMAGGSLKDKEGEVSDIE from the coding sequence ATGGAAAAAGTAGTAGAGATGAAAGGTATAACCAAGATATTCCCCGGTACTGTAGCTAATGATGATGTAGATTTTGAACTTATAAAGGGTGAAACGCATGTACTTCTTGGTGAAAATGGTGCTGGAAAAACTACTTTAATGAATATACTATATGGCTTATATCAACCTGAAAAGGGAGAAATATACGTAAAGGGAAATAAGGTAAGTTTAGCAAATCCTAATGATGCCATAAAATTAGGCATAGGTATGGTACATCAACATTTCATGCTTGTGCATAATTTTACTGTTACCCAAAATATAGTATTAGGTACAGAACCTAAAAAAGGATTATCTATAGATATAAATAAGGCTAGAAAAGATGTTAAAGACATAGCTGACAAATATGGTTTTTCAATAGACCCAGATGCAGTAATCGAGGATATTTCTGTAGGACAACAGCAAAAGGTTGAAATACTTAAAGCGCTTTATAGGGGAGCAGAAATATTAATTTTAGATGAACCTACTGCAGTATTAACACCACAGGAAATTGATGAGCTTGGAGTTATTATTAATAATTTGGAGAAAGAAGGTAAATCAGTAATTCTTATAACTCATAAACTAAAAGAAGTTATGAAAATGAGTGATAGAGTTACTATTATAAGAAGAGGAAAAGTTACAGGAATAGTTAATACCAAAGATACAAACATAGATGAACTAGCAGAATTAATGGTAGGTAGAAAAGTTCAATTAGTAGTAGATAAAAAAGAAGCACAATTAGGTGAAAAAGTATTAGAAATAGAGGATTTACATGTAAAAGACTCCAGAAATATAGAAGCAGTAAAAGGTATAGATTTAACTGTTCATGGTGGGGAAATAGTAGGGATAGCTGGAGTAGATGGAAATGGACAGACAGAGTTTATTGAGGCATTAACTGGACTTAGAAAGCCAGAAAAAGGGAAAATAACCTTAAAGGGAAAAGATATATACGCTAAAAATCCAATGGATATTATAAATTCAGGATTAGGACATATACCCGAAGATAGACATAAAAGAGGACTTATACTTGATTATTCATTATACGAAAATTCCATTCTTGGAAGTCACCGCAGTAAGCCTTTTAGCAAAAAAGGAATTATGAATTATACAAAGATAAGAGAATATTGTAAAAAACTCATAAAAGAATTTGATGTAAGAACACCTAATGATGAAGTATCAGCTTCCTCATTATCTGGTGGTAACCAACAAAAGTTAATTGTAGCAAGAGAAATTTCTAAAGATCCGGAACTTTTAATAGCATCACAGCCTACTAGAGGAGTGGATGTAGGAGCTATAGAATTTATTCATAAAAGACTTGTAGGAGAAAGAGACAATGGGAAAGCAGTTTTGCTTGTTTCCTTGGAATTAGATGAGATTTTAGCTTTATCTGATAGAATAGCAGTTATGTATGATGGACATATAGTGGATGTACTAGATAGAAAGGATGCAAATGAGCAGAAATTAGGCATACTTATGGCAGGTGGAAGCTTAAAAGATAAAGAGGGAGAGGTGTCAGACATTGAGTAA